One window of Dermacentor albipictus isolate Rhodes 1998 colony chromosome 9, USDA_Dalb.pri_finalv2, whole genome shotgun sequence genomic DNA carries:
- the LOC139050165 gene encoding solute carrier family 22 member 7-like, with amino-acid sequence MDLFLPRRLAAADLLTSECFDCQEGFGDGVFQRRLLILSAVTIFLLDGHAALLPVISRDVDHWCKRPAAYNVSADAWKNYAIPVGADGRHSRCYVFENLGDSPNDTDAVVECYEWDYDQAQASTSVISVWNMVCRRRPLLAVAMAVQNVGSGAFLLLSGAAADLFGRMPVHLVAATATIASTVAGCLTTNYALYTLAQFFASGGAAVSSAVTVLVCFEVTTHEHRPLYLIFAATASFFLADLWFAINRSLQISWALVQAVYLSPTLLLLATFAVAQESPRWLIAKGRLEEAEAVMLFAAEMNRFPFAGTSCLLDKLMLKRGHWGHRNGAASSTVEEGPLLDAVSVRRRALIMFAVLFSLMFAVFTDVISTMVRTDKSEGSSGLFMGVQFAGGLLSYAVMHTAVTRFALVKVLRVALMVAGLAHCVLSFVVSFSPAVTVLLALSRGILIVAIVISVAYVMEMVPTAVRGVALCWALASGHIGALCASATLVLHQLGREDVAFATAALLLLMSLFATSDLPTSTAVECMVANAATRRRPSVSSKVSIDHMKKTLEQGGKGSRSAARSRRSLSEVSLRSFSVHSDAQRF; translated from the coding sequence ATGGACCTCTTCCTACCGCGGCGACTCGCAGCCGCCGACCTTCTGACGAGCGAGTGCTTCGACTGCCAGGAAGGCTTCGGCGACGGAGTGTTCCAGAGGCGGCTGTTGATCCTCAGCGCCGTCACCATCTTCCTGCTGGACGGACACGCCGCACTGCTTCCCGTGATCTCGCGCGACGTGGACCATTGGTGCAAGAGACCGGCCGCCTACAACGTCTCGGCGGACGCTTGGAAGAACTATGCCATACCTGTGGGCGCCGATGGACGCCACAGTCGTTGCTACGTATTCGAGAATCTCGGAGACTCGCCGAACGACACGGACGCGGTGGTAGAGTGCTACGAGTGGGACTACGACCAAGCGCAAGCCTCGACATCAGTCATTAGCGTCTGGAACATGGTTTGCCGTAGACGCCCCTTGCTGGCCGTCGCAATGGCGGTGCAGAACGTGGGTTCCGGCGCGTTCCTGCTGCTTTCAGGTGCCGCGGCCGACCTATTCGGCAGGATGCCTGTTCACTTGGTAGCCGCGACGGCTACGATTGCGTCGACAGTAGCGGGCTGCCTGACCACCAACTACGCGCTTTACACCTTGGCACAGTTTTTTGCATCCGGCGGCGCGGCCGTCAGCTCCGCCGTGACCGTGCTCGTCTGCTTCGAGGTTACCACCCACGAACACAGGCCGTTGTACCTCATCTTCGCTGCGACAGCCAGCTTCTTTCTGGCCGACCTGTGGTTTGCGATCAATAGGAGCCTACAGATCAGCTGGGCCCTGGTACAAGCCGTGTATCTCTCGCCGACACTGCTTCTGCTCGCTACGTTTGCGGTCGCGCAAGAATCGCCGCGCTGGCTCATCGCCAAGGGCCGCCTGGAAGAGGCCGAGGCCGTGATGCTGTTTGCGGCCGAGATGAACCGCTTTCCCTTCGCCGGCACATCCTGCCTGCTCGACAAACTGATGCTGAAGAGGGGTCACTGGGGGCACCGGAACGGCGCCGCCTCCTCCACCGTTGAAGAAGGCCCGTTGCTCGACGCCGTCTCGGTCCGGCGGCGAGCGTTGATAATGTTCGCCGTCCTGTTCTCCCTCATGTTCGCCGTCTTCACAGACGTGATATCAACAATGGTGCGAACCGACAAGAGCGAGGGCAGCAGTGGTTTGTTCATGGGCGTCCAGTTCGCTGGCGGCCTGCTCAGTTACGCGGTCATGCACACTGCGGTCACCCGCTTTGCGCTGGTGAAGGTGCTCCGCGTGGCCTTGATGGTGGCCGGCCTCGCCCACTGCGTGCTCTCTTTCGTCGTCAGCTTCAGTCCCGCGGTCACCGTTTTACTGGCGCTCTCGCGCGGCATCcttatcgtagccatcgtcatcAGCGTCGCGTACGTCATGGAGATGGTCCCCACGGCCGTGCGCGGTGTGGCCCTGTGCTGGGCGCTGGCCAGTGGCCACATCGGCGCCCTCTGCGCCAGTGCAACCCTGGTGCTGCACCAACTCGGCCGCGAGGACGTAGCGTTCGCCACGGCGGCGCTCCTGCTCTTGATGTCGCTGTTTGCGACATCCGACCTGCCCACTTCCACTGCAGTCGAGTGCATGGTCGCTAATGCCGCGACTAGGCGACGTCCCTCGGTCTCCAGCAAGGTCTCCATAGACCACATGAAGAAGACGCTGGAACAGGGCGGGAAGGGATCCAGGTCGGCCGCCAGGAGTAGGAGAAGCCTGTCGGAGGTTTCGCTGCGCTCGTTTTCGGTCCACAGCGACGCGCAGCGTTTCTGA